The DNA sequence TCCTGTGCAAGACCGAGGCCGATCTGACGGCCGCCAGTCAGTTCGATATACAGCTGCGCCAACAATTCAGCGTCCAGCAACGCGCCATGCTTGATCCGATGGCTGCGATCGATGCCATAGCGTGTGCAGAGCGCATCCAGGCTGTGCTTGGCCCCCGGATGCATCTGCCGCGCGATTGCGACGGTATCGATCATCCGGTGCATGCCGACTTCGGGCAGGCCGCACAGCTTCAACTCATGGTTGAGGAAGCCAAAATCGAACCGCGCGTTGTGCGCGACCAGAGGGCTATCCTCCAGGAACGCCAGCAGATCCTCGACCCCATGAGCGAAAAGCGGCTTGTCCTTCAGGAATATGTCCGAAAGCCCATGAATCGCCTCGGCGGCGGCGGGCATCGCCCGCTGGGGATTATAATAAGCATGGAAGGTGCGGCCGGAAGGCACCCGGTTCACGAGTTCGATGCAACCTATTTCCACGAGCCGGTCGCCCGATACAGGGTCAAATCCAGTCGTTTCGGTGTCGAAAATAATCTCGCGCATGGACCTCTTCACACCGACTCTGCCGGGCTTTTCCTTATCGACCTGTCTTTGATCCAAGGCAAGCCGCCAAGCGCCTCACCTGTGCCTGTGTGGCGGCAAATGTGGTGCCTGTATGGATGATATAGTCCGCCCGCCGCCGTTTTTCAGCATCGGGCGTCTGCAAGTGCAGGATTCTACGAAATTTCGCCGCCGTCATGCCCTTGCGCGCCAACACGCGCCTACGCTGCTTCCAGGCGGGCGCCGTCACCACGATGACTCCCGCCAGCGTCCGCTCCATATGGCCTTCGAACAGCAAGGGGATATCCAGCACGACAAAGGCGCGCGAGCGATGACGGCGCAGGAAAGCCTTCCGCTCTTCCTTGACCGCCGGATGGACGATCGCCTCCAGCGCCTTCAGTTCCTGCGGATGGCCAAACACCGCCGCGCCCAGCTTGCCCCGATCCACACCTTCCGGTCCCGTCGTTCCGGGAAAGCGCGCCTCGATCGCTGGCAACAACCTGCCGTCGGGCCCCTGCAACCGATGCACCTCGGCGTCCGCATCGAACAGTGGCACACCCTCCCGCCGCAGCATGGCGGCGACGGCCGACTTCCCCATGCCGATCGATCCGGTCAGCCCATAGATCTTCATGGCCTTCAGGCCGCCAGCAGCAGCGCGCGCAATTCATCGTCCCGGTCGCGCGGCGCCTGCGCGTCGAAGAAAATATCGAACGCCAGCGCGGCCTGCCCGATCAGCATCTCCAACCCATCCAACGCCTTCAAACCCCGCGCCCGTGCTGCCTTGAGCAGCTCGGTCTCTAGCGGCGCATAGACGATGTCATAAACCGTCGCATCGCGGGCCAGCGGCGACAGATCAAGATCAAGCACCGGCTGTCCCACCATGCCCAGCGAACTGGTGTTGACCAGCAGATCGGCCGCCGGAAGCGGATCGCCCATGCCGATCACGCGTCCCTTGACCTTCGCCCGGTCAAGCAACGCCTGCCCCTTCGCCGCATCGCGCACCATCACGGTAATATCCGCCACGCCAAGGCTGGTGAGCGCAAACAGGATCGCCCGCGCCGCGCCCCCAGCCCCGACCAGAACCGCACTCTCACCCTTCCACTTGTCACGCAGCAGCGGCTGAAGGAATCCGCCCGCATCAGTATTGGTGCCGATCAACGGCCCGCCGGTCTCGCTGGCGATCGTGTTCATCGCCCCGATCCGCTCCCGCACCCCGCCCGGATCGTCGGTATAATCCATCACGGCGATCTTGTGCGGAATGGTGACATTGCACCCCAGCCAATCGGGATCAGCCCGCCGCTCCAGAAAATAGGCGGCCAGCCCCTCCGCCGTCACATGCGTCTTGCGATATTCCGCCTCAATCCCCAGGCAATCGAGCCAGAAATTATGGATGAGCGGCGATTTGCTGTGCGCGATCGGATCGCCGATCACTTCTGCATAAGGGAGCTTGTCAGTCATGCTGGCAGAACGCCCCGGATGCGCAGAAAGTCAAGCAGCGGAAGCAGCGGCAGCCCCTGAATCGCGAACTGGCTGCCCTCAACCTTGCTGAACAATTGCACGCCCGGCCCCTCGATCCGGTAATTGCCGACACACCAGCGGCAATGCTCCCATTCCTCGTCCAGATACTTAGCTATGAAACTATCTGACAGGGTCCGCACCGTCATCCGCACCCGCTCGACATGCCGCCAGATCGGCTCGCCGTTCAGCGCTATCACCGCCGCGCTATGCAGATGATGGACCCGCCCCGACAAGGACCGCAAGATTTGCTCCGCGTCGGCGCGATCCACCGCCTTGTCGATCATGCTGCCATCATTTAGGCTCAGAGTCTGGTCGCAACCCAATATCAACCCGCCCGGCACGCGGCGCGACACCCGCAAAGCCTTCAATTCCGCCAGCGCATCAGCCAAGGCACGCGCGTCTAGCCCATCGCCGCGCAACGCTTCCTTCGCCGCTTCTTCATCGACACCGGGCGACATAGCCTCAAACGGCACCCCCGCCGCCTGCAACAGCGCCCTGCGGCTCGCGCTTTGCGACGCCAGCACGATCATAGGTCACTCCCCTCCGCCAATACGCGGTCGTTGAACAGGTTGATGATCGCCGCCGCCGCTTCCTCGATCGATCGCCGCGTCATGTCGATCACCGGCCAGCCATTGTCGGCAAACATCCGCCGGGCAAAGGCCAATTCCTCCTGCACCTTATCCAGATCGACATAGCTGGTCTCCGGCGCCTGATTGAGCGACAGCAGGCGATTACGACGTATCTGCACCAGCCGCTCGGGACTGACCGTAAGCCCCACGACCATCGGATGCTTCAACCCGTAAAGGCTGCGCGGTGGCGGCGACTGCACCACCAGCGGGATGTTCGCGGTCTTGTACCCGCGATTAGCCAGATAGATGGAGGTCGGCGTCTTGGACGCGCGCGACACGCCCGCCAGAACGATGTCGGCCTCCTCCCAATTTTCATGCCCCACCCCGTCATCATGAGCGATGGTGAACTGGATCGCCTCGATCCGGGCGAAATAGGCTTCGTCCAAAATATGTTTGCGCCCCGGCCGATTGCGCGTTTCCTGCCCCAATATGTTCGACAGCGCGTCCGTCACGCTGTCCAGCGCCGCAACATGCGGCAGGCCGAGCGCCCGGCAGCGCGTCTCCAGCCGCCGCCGCAACTGATGATTGGACAATGTGAACAGCACCAACCCCGGATTGGCCGAAATCTCCTCCATGATCCGGTCGAGATGGACATCCGACCGCACCATCGGCCAGAAATGGCGCACTGCTTCCACATTCTCGAACGCGCCGATCGCCGCCTTGGCGATATTTTCCAGCGTCTCGCCGGTGGAGTCAGACAGCAAATGCAGATGGATACGCGACATGACGCATATCTCTGTGGGGAGCCTGTGGATAAAGCAAGGGATAGGTTGCGGGCAAAACTACCCCTTTTGGATAGTACCCATTGGCCGGAATCTTATCCACATGCCCCCAACAGGTCCTCATTTTCATCCACAGCCTGTGGATAGCGTGGATGGCCCACACTGACTCGGTCCCGAATCCGTAGACCTGGAGAGTCAAGCTGTTGGCAAATCCGGGCGCTGCGCATAAACCCCGCTACCAACTGCCCTACTATCTCCATCATCCTTTTAAGAATCTAAATAAGAGAGTTTATGACGGGACCAGATACCGGCCTTTCCGCCGGGCCTTCCAAGCCGCTGCTTTCCGTCCTGAAGGGGGAATGCCTTAGCCCACCGCCCATGTGGCTGATGCGCCAGGCCGGCCGCTACCTTCCCGAATATCGCGCCTTACGGGCACAGAAGGGCGGGTTCCTCGAACTGGTCTATGACAGCCCCGCCGCTGCCGAAGTCACGCTTCAGCCGCTCCGCCGTTTCGGCTTCGACGGCGCGATCCTCTTTTCCGACATTTTGATCGTGCCCTATGCGATGGGACAGGACCTGTGGTTTGAAACGGGGGAGGGGCCGCGCCTAGCGCCGATCCTCAGCGAAACGGACCTCTCCGCGCTCAAACCTGATCTCAGCCGCTATGAGGCCGTCTATGAGACGGTGCGGCAGGTAAAGGCAGCCCTCGACCCCTCCGTCACCTTCCTCGGCTTTGCAGGCAGCCCCTGGACAATCTCGACCTATATGGTGGCCGGGCAGGGCAGCAAGGATCAGGGTGCGGCCCGTCGCCTCGCTTATCAGGACCCCGAACGTTTCAGCGCGATCATCGACGCGATCATTGAATCGACCGTCACCTATCTTTCGGGCCAGATCGAGGCAGGGGTAGAGGCAGTGCAACTGTTCGACAGCTGGGCAGGCAGCCTCGCGCCACTCCAGTTCGAACGCTGGGTAATCGAACCCAACCGGCGCATCGTCGAGAAGCTTAAAAGCCTCCACCCCAATGTTCCCATCATCGGCTTTCCCAAAGGCGCGGGCGCCAAACTCGCCGATTATGCGGCGGGCACGGGCGTCGATGCGATCGGCGTGGATGAAACCATCGATCCGCACTGGGCCAACCGCGTCCTGCCACAAGGCTTGCCGGTACAGGGCAATCTCGATCCGCTGGCGCTGATCGCCGGGGGTAGTGCGGTCGAACAATCGGTCGACAATATCCGCGCGGCTTTTGCAGACCGTCCGCATATCCTCAATCTTGGCCATGGGATTCTTCCCGACACGCCCATCGCCCATGTCGAAGCGTTGATCGCCTATGTCCGGCAAGGAAAGCAGAGCTGATGCCTTATCTCGGTGCCGCCTATCTGTGGGTGAAGGCCGCCCATGTGATCTTCGTCATCTTCCTGATGGCCGGATTGTTCATGATGCCGCGCTTCTTCGTCTATCACCACCAATGTGCCGTGGGATCAGATGAAGACCGCAAATGGATCGACCGCGAACGACGCCTGCTCAAGATCATCCTCAACCCCTCGCTGATCCTCGTCTGGGTTTTCGGCCTCATGCTGATGGTCGAAATCGGCGCCTGGCATTTCGGCTGGTTCCACCTGAAACTGCTCTTCGTCCTCGGCCTCTCCGCCTATCATGGCTGGATCGCGGGCTATACGAAGAAACTCGCCAGGGGTCTGCGCCCCATGAGCGAAAAGAAGCTGCGCCTTGTCAACGAAGTCCCCGGCATCGCCGCTGCGGTGATCGTCGTCGCGGTGATCGTCAAACCCTTCTGACACAAACCCCAACGCCGTCGTCCCAGCGCAGCCCTGATCACGGGCAATCACCCCACCCGTTCGGGCTGAGCTTGTCGAAGCCCTTCTCTTCTCTTGAAAGCAGGCCCTACGCGCACCGCACCTAACTAATTTCGCATGTCTACCGACATATTGCAGCAATCGAAATCGACGCTAATTTTCCTCGCCAAAGAATAAGGAGAGAGGGTCGTGACCAGCTTCGTTTTGCGGGCTTTTGGCGTGTTCAGCCGCCGCCGCCATATTCGCCAGCGCCTTGAAGAGATCAGACGGGAAAATGCGGGCTCAGGTGCCAGCAGCTTCAATTTGATTATATAGTCGGGGCAAGCTCAGGCCGGATCGACCGCGATATTGTCGATCAGCCGCGTCCGCCCCAGCTTCGCCGCGCCCAATAGCCGGGCCGGACGATCCAGTACATTCATCGGCTCCAGCGTCACCGCATCGCAAAGCGTCACATAATCAATGGGATCAAAGCCATGCGCGGCCAGCATTGTAATTGCCTTGGCAATCGCCGCCTCGACGCTCGCGCCCTTCTCCATCTGCCGGGCCGCTTCACCCAGCGCGCGGGGCAGGGCGAGCGCGTCCTTGCGCTCATCCTCGGTCAGATAGGCGTTGCGCGATGACAAAGCGAGGCCATCCTCGGCCCGCTGCGTCGGCACGCCGATGATCTCGATCCGCATATCAAGGTCGCGCACCATCTGCCGGATGGTTGCGAGCTGTTGATAATCCTTCTCCCCGAACAGCGCGACATCAGGCTGCACCTGATTGAACAGCTTAGTGACAACCGTCGCCACCCCGTCGAAATGCCCCGGCCGCGCCGCGCCATCGAGTCCCTCGGTGATCCCCGAAACGGAAATATTGGTCGCATAGCCTGCCGGATACATGACCTCGGCCGTCGGCACCCACAGCGCATCGACTCCTGCCGCCTGGCACATCTGCGCATCCTTGGCCTCGCGCCGCGGATAAGCGTCCAGATCCTCATTGGCGCCAAACTGCCGCGGATTGACGAAGATCGACACGACGACATGCCCGCCAAGCCGCCGCGCTTCCTCGACCAGCGCCATATGCCCCTCATGCAGCGCGCCCATCGTCGGCACCAAAGCGACAGGCCGCCCATCGCTTTTCATCGCATCGATGGCGGATCGCAGGGAAGGA is a window from the Sphingobium sp. Cam5-1 genome containing:
- the dnaQ gene encoding DNA polymerase III subunit epsilon, which encodes MREIIFDTETTGFDPVSGDRLVEIGCIELVNRVPSGRTFHAYYNPQRAMPAAAEAIHGLSDIFLKDKPLFAHGVEDLLAFLEDSPLVAHNARFDFGFLNHELKLCGLPEVGMHRMIDTVAIARQMHPGAKHSLDALCTRYGIDRSHRIKHGALLDAELLAQLYIELTGGRQIGLGLAQEEDKDAIRVELASGIAVRPVRPARVFMASAMELERHAAFVATLEKPLWLEEA
- the coaE gene encoding dephospho-CoA kinase (Dephospho-CoA kinase (CoaE) performs the final step in coenzyme A biosynthesis.); protein product: MKIYGLTGSIGMGKSAVAAMLRREGVPLFDADAEVHRLQGPDGRLLPAIEARFPGTTGPEGVDRGKLGAAVFGHPQELKALEAIVHPAVKEERKAFLRRHRSRAFVVLDIPLLFEGHMERTLAGVIVVTAPAWKQRRRVLARKGMTAAKFRRILHLQTPDAEKRRRADYIIHTGTTFAATQAQVRRLAACLGSKTGR
- the aroE gene encoding shikimate dehydrogenase, whose amino-acid sequence is MTDKLPYAEVIGDPIAHSKSPLIHNFWLDCLGIEAEYRKTHVTAEGLAAYFLERRADPDWLGCNVTIPHKIAVMDYTDDPGGVRERIGAMNTIASETGGPLIGTNTDAGGFLQPLLRDKWKGESAVLVGAGGAARAILFALTSLGVADITVMVRDAAKGQALLDRAKVKGRVIGMGDPLPAADLLVNTSSLGMVGQPVLDLDLSPLARDATVYDIVYAPLETELLKAARARGLKALDGLEMLIGQAALAFDIFFDAQAPRDRDDELRALLLAA
- a CDS encoding Maf family protein is translated as MIVLASQSASRRALLQAAGVPFEAMSPGVDEEAAKEALRGDGLDARALADALAELKALRVSRRVPGGLILGCDQTLSLNDGSMIDKAVDRADAEQILRSLSGRVHHLHSAAVIALNGEPIWRHVERVRMTVRTLSDSFIAKYLDEEWEHCRWCVGNYRIEGPGVQLFSKVEGSQFAIQGLPLLPLLDFLRIRGVLPA
- a CDS encoding pyruvate, water dikinase regulatory protein, with protein sequence MSRIHLHLLSDSTGETLENIAKAAIGAFENVEAVRHFWPMVRSDVHLDRIMEEISANPGLVLFTLSNHQLRRRLETRCRALGLPHVAALDSVTDALSNILGQETRNRPGRKHILDEAYFARIEAIQFTIAHDDGVGHENWEEADIVLAGVSRASKTPTSIYLANRGYKTANIPLVVQSPPPRSLYGLKHPMVVGLTVSPERLVQIRRNRLLSLNQAPETSYVDLDKVQEELAFARRMFADNGWPVIDMTRRSIEEAAAAIINLFNDRVLAEGSDL
- the hemE gene encoding uroporphyrinogen decarboxylase; this translates as MTGPDTGLSAGPSKPLLSVLKGECLSPPPMWLMRQAGRYLPEYRALRAQKGGFLELVYDSPAAAEVTLQPLRRFGFDGAILFSDILIVPYAMGQDLWFETGEGPRLAPILSETDLSALKPDLSRYEAVYETVRQVKAALDPSVTFLGFAGSPWTISTYMVAGQGSKDQGAARRLAYQDPERFSAIIDAIIESTVTYLSGQIEAGVEAVQLFDSWAGSLAPLQFERWVIEPNRRIVEKLKSLHPNVPIIGFPKGAGAKLADYAAGTGVDAIGVDETIDPHWANRVLPQGLPVQGNLDPLALIAGGSAVEQSVDNIRAAFADRPHILNLGHGILPDTPIAHVEALIAYVRQGKQS
- a CDS encoding CopD family protein, whose product is MPYLGAAYLWVKAAHVIFVIFLMAGLFMMPRFFVYHHQCAVGSDEDRKWIDRERRLLKIILNPSLILVWVFGLMLMVEIGAWHFGWFHLKLLFVLGLSAYHGWIAGYTKKLARGLRPMSEKKLRLVNEVPGIAAAVIVVAVIVKPF
- the panC gene encoding pantoate--beta-alanine ligase, which produces MQTLRDLPSLRSAIDAMKSDGRPVALVPTMGALHEGHMALVEEARRLGGHVVVSIFVNPRQFGANEDLDAYPRREAKDAQMCQAAGVDALWVPTAEVMYPAGYATNISVSGITEGLDGAARPGHFDGVATVVTKLFNQVQPDVALFGEKDYQQLATIRQMVRDLDMRIEIIGVPTQRAEDGLALSSRNAYLTEDERKDALALPRALGEAARQMEKGASVEAAIAKAITMLAAHGFDPIDYVTLCDAVTLEPMNVLDRPARLLGAAKLGRTRLIDNIAVDPA